In Actinomycetota bacterium, a genomic segment contains:
- a CDS encoding ABC transporter permease subunit, whose translation MAEDLGSGDGALNAPSWLKWAWVPPALFLAVLLGAPVATVLGRALEAISTFDWAGTLHIAGLAGGQALISAGLALLIGLPLAGVLSNYQFRGRALTQALVTVPFVLPTVVIALAFRGLFGSLLEPGLLLVIAAHTYINLAVIVRIVGATWQQLDVREATAARALGATAFRAFATVTLPQLRGAILSATAVVFVFCFTSLGVVLVLGDSSTRTLESQILRETSLLLDFPTAALTAVLQLLVVTVALLIGARASLKRTRSTPVLRIARMPHPRRPRQRILVFAIAASGVAIVVLPLVSLALDSFRGETGWTLQWWQSLTSLDSGTTRLSSPISAIAVSLKYALISGLIAGGIGVLAAMSVLAHRFGRAVALIALAPLGLSAATLGLGLMLSFGRPPIDLRSWDLLIPLAHSLVAVPLVIAVVLPTLRATDARAATAASALGAKPTRAFFTAYGPTLRIVLLAAGGLATCVSLGEFGAASFLARSGSPTVPLQIMHLLQRPGDASYGVAAALAMVLVVGTVMLILGVDALGRRRLSR comes from the coding sequence GTGGCTGAAGACCTGGGGTCAGGTGATGGGGCGCTGAATGCACCGAGTTGGCTGAAGTGGGCATGGGTCCCCCCTGCTCTCTTTCTGGCTGTACTGCTCGGAGCCCCGGTCGCAACTGTGCTGGGGCGTGCCCTCGAGGCGATCAGCACTTTCGACTGGGCTGGCACTCTGCACATCGCTGGGCTGGCTGGCGGCCAAGCACTCATCAGTGCCGGCCTGGCCCTGCTCATCGGTCTGCCCTTGGCTGGTGTGCTGAGCAACTACCAGTTCCGTGGAAGAGCCCTGACCCAAGCATTGGTCACCGTGCCATTCGTGCTGCCAACAGTTGTGATCGCCCTAGCTTTTCGAGGCCTGTTCGGCTCACTGCTGGAACCGGGTCTACTGCTCGTCATTGCAGCGCACACATACATCAATCTCGCAGTGATCGTGCGCATTGTGGGCGCGACCTGGCAGCAGTTGGACGTTCGCGAAGCGACCGCTGCACGAGCACTGGGCGCAACTGCCTTTCGCGCATTCGCAACGGTGACCCTGCCTCAACTGCGCGGGGCAATCCTGTCTGCCACGGCAGTGGTGTTCGTCTTCTGCTTCACCTCGCTTGGTGTCGTGCTCGTACTGGGAGACAGCAGCACTCGGACCCTGGAATCTCAGATCCTGCGCGAGACGTCTTTGCTTCTGGACTTCCCGACTGCTGCGCTTACCGCGGTTCTTCAATTGCTCGTCGTCACCGTTGCCTTGCTCATCGGAGCTCGGGCTTCGCTGAAACGAACGCGGTCGACCCCTGTGCTGCGCATCGCACGAATGCCACACCCACGGCGACCGCGCCAACGCATCCTCGTCTTCGCAATCGCCGCTTCAGGAGTCGCCATCGTGGTACTCCCTCTTGTTTCATTGGCCCTTGACTCATTTCGGGGCGAAACGGGGTGGACTCTGCAGTGGTGGCAGTCGCTGACCTCATTGGACTCGGGCACCACTCGTCTCAGTAGTCCGATCTCAGCGATTGCCGTTTCGTTGAAGTACGCATTGATCTCCGGGCTTATTGCTGGGGGCATCGGCGTCCTAGCCGCCATGAGCGTGCTGGCTCACCGCTTTGGTCGGGCTGTGGCGCTGATTGCCTTGGCGCCGCTTGGTCTTTCCGCGGCAACTCTGGGACTGGGGCTGATGCTGTCCTTCGGACGACCACCCATCGATCTGCGCTCGTGGGATCTCCTGATTCCGCTGGCGCATTCACTCGTTGCAGTACCACTCGTAATTGCTGTTGTGCTTCCAACCTTGCGAGCAACAGATGCGCGCGCCGCAACGGCGGCCAGCGCTCTGGGTGCCAAGCCGACGCGCGCCTTCTTCACTGCTTATGGGCCAACACTGCGCATCGTGTTGCTGGCAGCGGGCGGGCTCGCCACGTGTGTGTCACTCGGAGAATTCGGAGCCGCCTCATTCTTGGCTAGGTCCGGTTCACCGACAGTGCCGCTGCAGATCATGCATCTGCTCCAACGACCAGGAGATGCCTCCTATGGCGTGGCAGCCGCGCTGGCAATGGTGCTGGTCGTCGGTACCGTCATGCTGATCCTGGGCGTTGATGCTCTTGGACGCAGGAGGCTGTCTCGATGA
- a CDS encoding thiamine ABC transporter substrate-binding protein, producing MRFHASKLMIGLVLSGGLVLGACSSAEPSSPETSGPTTVRLLAHDSFVVSESLLEQFKKDTGITIEVMTAGDAGAMVAGAVLAAGSPSADVMFGIDNTLLSKAVDAEVFSPYTASDADSIVPELRDDTSGGVVTPIDYGDVCINIDDTWFAKNQVPVPINIDQLTGKKYKDLLVVEDPASSSPGLAFMLATIAKYGENWPQYWEQLNANGVKVSGSWTDAYESVFSAGRGDRPLVVSYATSPPAEIVYAEQPKPSKPSTSVLTDGCYRQIEFAGVLRGTPNEAAARKVVDWLLSAPVQADVPLSMFVFPSRANVPLPPVFTKFAARVANPLQLSAADVNAHLSEWLKTWGQVMGR from the coding sequence ATGCGTTTCCATGCATCAAAACTGATGATCGGGCTGGTGCTCAGTGGCGGGCTCGTGCTCGGTGCCTGCAGCAGTGCCGAACCCTCAAGCCCAGAAACATCTGGGCCAACGACAGTGCGACTGCTCGCTCATGATTCCTTTGTTGTCAGCGAGTCACTCCTCGAGCAGTTCAAGAAGGACACCGGCATCACCATCGAGGTGATGACGGCAGGCGACGCGGGCGCCATGGTGGCCGGTGCAGTGCTCGCTGCCGGATCCCCCAGCGCCGACGTCATGTTCGGCATTGACAACACTCTCCTGTCGAAGGCCGTCGATGCCGAAGTATTCAGTCCGTACACCGCAAGTGATGCAGATTCGATAGTCCCCGAGTTGCGCGACGACACCTCTGGAGGAGTCGTCACCCCGATCGACTACGGCGACGTCTGCATCAACATCGACGACACCTGGTTTGCCAAGAACCAAGTACCGGTCCCGATCAATATCGATCAATTGACGGGCAAGAAGTACAAGGACTTGCTTGTGGTCGAAGATCCGGCAAGCTCTTCTCCCGGCTTGGCTTTCATGCTCGCCACCATTGCCAAGTACGGGGAGAACTGGCCTCAGTACTGGGAGCAGTTGAACGCAAATGGTGTCAAGGTCTCGGGAAGTTGGACCGACGCCTATGAGAGTGTGTTCAGCGCAGGCAGGGGAGACCGACCTCTCGTCGTCTCCTATGCAACAAGCCCACCTGCAGAGATCGTCTACGCAGAACAGCCCAAGCCCAGCAAGCCTTCAACTTCAGTGCTGACCGATGGTTGCTACCGGCAGATCGAATTCGCTGGCGTGTTGCGAGGCACGCCCAATGAAGCGGCCGCTCGAAAGGTCGTCGACTGGTTGCTGTCGGCACCAGTGCAGGCCGACGTTCCCTTGTCGATGTTCGTATTTCCGTCGCGCGCGAACGTGCCGTTGCCTCCGGTGTTCACCAAGTTTGCCGCCAGGGTTGCCAATCCACTTCAACTGTCGGCTGCAGATGTGAACGCCCACCTGAGTGAGTGGCTGAAGACCTGGGGTCAGGTGATGGGGCGCTGA
- a CDS encoding exodeoxyribonuclease III gives MLRVLTVNVNGIRAANRNGGLDWLGNSGADVICMQEVRATHEQLHEVLRDSPLAEYFVEHSPAPQLGRAGVTVLSRQPLKRIKTGDPQLDSEGRWVEVEVDTEVGPITVVSVYVNSGAVGTPRQDAKYVFLASMDARLAKLQSPRRKKPAVVCGDFNIAHKEVDLKNWKGNLKNAGFLPEERVFLDRWFEKSWIDLGRKFGGDGPGPYTWWSMRGKSFDTDGGWRIDLIITTPNLAARAQSVVVAKAATYAERWSDHAPVFADFA, from the coding sequence ATGCTTCGAGTCCTCACAGTCAACGTCAACGGAATTCGCGCAGCCAACCGCAATGGCGGTTTGGACTGGCTCGGCAATTCGGGGGCTGACGTGATCTGCATGCAAGAGGTCCGCGCAACTCATGAGCAATTGCATGAGGTCCTGCGGGACTCGCCACTGGCGGAGTACTTCGTTGAGCACTCGCCAGCGCCACAGTTGGGGCGCGCTGGTGTAACGGTGCTCAGCCGGCAACCGCTGAAGCGCATCAAGACAGGCGATCCTCAACTTGACAGTGAAGGCCGTTGGGTCGAAGTCGAAGTAGACACCGAGGTCGGACCCATCACGGTGGTCTCGGTCTACGTGAACTCTGGTGCGGTGGGCACTCCGCGCCAGGATGCGAAGTACGTATTCCTGGCTTCGATGGATGCCAGACTCGCAAAGTTGCAGTCTCCCCGACGCAAGAAGCCCGCAGTCGTCTGTGGAGATTTCAACATCGCGCACAAAGAGGTCGACCTTAAGAACTGGAAGGGCAATCTGAAGAACGCCGGATTCCTCCCAGAAGAGCGGGTCTTTCTGGATCGCTGGTTTGAGAAGTCCTGGATTGATCTGGGTCGAAAGTTTGGCGGCGACGGACCCGGGCCTTACACCTGGTGGTCCATGCGCGGAAAGAGCTTCGATACCGATGGCGGATGGCGCATCGACCTCATCATCACAACGCCGAACCTGGCGGCTCGTGCACAGTCGGTAGTGGTGGCAAAGGCAGCAACGTACGCCGAGCGGTGGAGTGACCACGCGCCGGTCTTCGCAGATTTCGCTTAG
- a CDS encoding ATP-binding cassette domain-containing protein produces MKNGLELVDCSIGYQLPLIQADLQVPLGHTIAILGPSGCGKSTLLASILGTVPALAGKILVGELDVTHLPIHQRRVGMVFQDPLLFTHLSVVRNVMYGLRRAGMPKDLARPRALELLAWVGLEGYQDRSPLELSGGQAQRVALVRALAPKPRLLLLDEPYSALDADLRTRLASEVAGLLREEGVTAIHVTHDESEARSITETVYRISEHRLIG; encoded by the coding sequence ATGAAGAACGGGCTCGAACTCGTCGATTGTTCGATCGGCTACCAGTTGCCACTGATACAGGCGGATCTTCAAGTACCCCTAGGGCACACCATCGCAATTCTGGGTCCAAGCGGATGCGGAAAATCAACTCTCTTGGCATCGATACTTGGCACAGTGCCGGCACTGGCGGGAAAGATTCTCGTCGGCGAACTCGATGTGACGCACCTGCCGATCCACCAGCGGCGGGTTGGCATGGTTTTTCAGGATCCCTTGCTCTTCACCCATCTCTCAGTCGTCCGCAATGTGATGTACGGGCTACGTCGTGCTGGCATGCCGAAGGATCTAGCACGACCTCGAGCTCTCGAGCTCCTTGCCTGGGTGGGACTGGAGGGCTACCAGGATCGGTCTCCACTGGAGCTCAGTGGCGGGCAGGCCCAGCGGGTAGCGCTAGTGCGCGCTCTCGCTCCGAAGCCAAGGTTGTTGTTGCTTGACGAGCCCTACAGCGCTCTTGATGCCGACTTGCGCACCAGACTTGCGTCTGAGGTTGCCGGGCTGCTTCGCGAGGAAGGCGTCACGGCAATTCATGTGACACACGACGAATCAGAAGCGCGCTCCATCACCGAAACGGTCTACCGGATCAGCGAGCACCGACTCATCGGCTAG